The stretch of DNA gagtgctgaaagatatccgcggaggtaaactccatgatcggcgcccaatcggattcgataggaacgggcgcaggcggttcggagttcgtggccggCGAAAGATCTGGCAGTTTAACaatacggctctcgtgcaaggtaaggtcgatgttcggctcgatcgccgctgagggtaaggcctccgtggcggggtccatccacccgtccatggacggcgcaactggctccaaattgagggtcagagcggctgatggtgcgatctcctgaacactgtctaatggtagagctaaatcgtactcatcgtgaccgcctgacgcacaaggcagaggctcgaatccgtcgaagatcaagtctccgcggacatcggccgtgtagtttaagcttccaaacctgacctggtggccaggggcgtagctttcaatctgctccagatggccaagcgaattggcccgcagtgcaaagccaccgaacacaaagatctgtcggggaggaaagtctcaccctggactgcatcgctatcgatgatagtaggagccatcaagcctaacggcgacgacacagaggaactctcaatgaaagcaccaatgtcggtgtcaaaaccggcggatctcgggtagggggtcccggactgtgcgtctaaggcggatggtaacaggaggcagggaacacgatgttttacccaggttcgggccctcttgatggaggtaaaaccctacgtcctgcttgattaatattgatgatatgggtagtacaagagtagatttaccacgagatcagagaggctaaaccctagaagctagcctaaggtatgattgtctgttgtcctacggactaaaaccctccggttaatatagacaccagaaagggctagggttacacaaggtcagttacaaaggaggagatatacatatctgtattgcctagcttgccttccatgccaagtagagtcccatccggacacgagacgaagtcttcaatcttgtatcttcgtagtctaacagtccggccgaaagatatagtccggctgtccggagactccctaatccaggactccctcacccacattgctagttgagtgggaattggacctccttataagggaggttctttccccacttgtatgagcatgagaacaagagggatatccacacacgctcctccgccgccgcccgcttcgccacgccacgcctcgtcacgacgtgccgcaggttgtgggaatgagccgagccaatATCTaattttttgccacgcactacgggtatatgaaaggtcacacggaagctgaaaagatttttgcgaaagtggagttcgaatgcgaacggtgcagcccttcggctgctggctgttcgcttcgCCTCCGTCTCTTCATCTCGCCtcccgtcgctgccctctcgcctccttctcttgtgcctataaaagggaggtcgctcctcccagagagacacaccagaacctcttcctcctctcgccacaagttcctgagcactgcgttgctgctacgatcttccccatcccggcttgcggcgtgcaccgcaggtcgagacagtaggcctccgaaaccgcaccttttgagtcatgtacgtgagaagggtgataaggtttttggagagcgctcagcgcgactactggctgcttcatcacggacgatccggtcgccgacgactacttccccgacgacgacttcttccccgacgtccacgatctcctcgacgacatggaaggcgaggacaccgaccccaagtccagcacttCCACTGCTGCTGTCTCGTATGTGTTCTTACTCTTTCTGTTAGATGTCATGACACAGTTCTTTGCTCTACTTTCCGTCCTAcatgtgttaggttctacttcatatatgcaatttcatctagtgtctgttctagatgtgtttagttcaagttcatatatgcagatgctctttaccttctctctgtccgaacgctagatgtgtttagttcaagttcatatatgaAATTctctttaccttctctctgtccgaacgcatgacttgttttatctctaatatattagtcatgctttatctagtatttctgttaataaaatcattcggtaaattgctcatatttccaacacaagtgGTGCGGTGATAATGAATTTGAACGCGAGAAAGAAATGATTTTGAGTCATGCCATTTTATCTACGACTAGACGTAGAAATTATGAAGCAGATAGTTTTGCTAAATTTTCTCTGTACCTAGATTTGGTGGGCATGTGTGGCTTGGCTACGCACATGATTCTGTAACAATTCCTTTGACCATTGTTGTCGAATGAAGTGGGATGAGGCTTTCTCAAAAAAAAATGTACCTGATGCAACGAATGGAATAGAGTTACTTACTTGAACACAATCCCCTAAAAAACTTACATTTTTGCAAAAATGAATCAGATCTATTATAAAaactcatcagaaataaaaaagaaCTTATTTGAACACAATGTTTTTCATCTTCCTTCTCTAACAAAAAGAGTTCGTCTTTTGCGGGGCTCACAAATAGTTTGTTTCCCTATTTTGCGAGGGATGAACCAGTAGAGAAAGACAACGTTGGACTACTTAGATTATTACACAGCCAATGGCCCGTGGAAGTGATATATATGTGGTCACTGGCGGAGCTATGTGTTGGGAAAATGGGTCATGGCCCGCCCAACACATAGCAAATACAATGTAGGACTGAGAGTAAACTAGGTCATGTGGGTAAAAATAGTTGGTTTCCTTTGTGCCGGCCCATCCAACTTTTCTTGCATAGCTCCGCCACTCTATGTGGTCATGCATGCACTTCTATTATACCATACCATCACTCTaatagcacaacaaaacatgaccaGCAATGAGTACAAGTGGCACAGAGTGCAGACTCAAAACTCCAGGAAATGATGACAACGAAGGGTGAAATTGTTTCAGGAACAGGACAAAATTATTCAGAATACAATGATCTAGATATATACATAGCCGCTTATATGGCAACCTCATTAGAAAAATGGACATAAAGATCTTCCCATAACCAAGCAGCACATACACTTGTTGGTCAAAACTATCACATATACAACCCATTATTCAACAAACAGGACACAATTATCCAAAATATCATAATTGAAAAAATACAATGATGTAGATTTATGAATAGCTGCTCATATGGCATATCCCAGTCTTAAACTACAAGTATATAGATGGCGCCAAAGTGTACAATTGTTCAAGGAACAGGACAAAAATTATCCAAATTGttatgagtcaaactacaagtataTAGAGATACGCGTAGCTGCTCAATATGGCATATCACAGTCTCAAAACTCCCCAGAAGGATAAAGGGCTCAAAGTTGATTAAAACCACATCATCTTCTACCCATCCATGCCCACGAATCTCCGGCATCTCGTCTTGTTTCCTGCAGTATGCTCAATATACCTAAAAGCCTCTGCATTTCGGCAGGAGGATGGTATCCAGAGCGCTGCAAATAAAGAGCAATAGCCAGGGTTACTTAATAAACTTTCAACATATACAATGACCACAATACAGCAAAAATGCAATTTACTCTGCTCTCAAGACAAGACAGTAAAAATGCAATTTACTCTGCTCTCAAGACAATACAGCAAAAATGCAATTTACTCTGCTCTCAACAGGACAAACAATATATGGTGATACAAAGAAGGCATAATAATTGCAGTACCGCTAACAAGTGTTTTCTGAAAGCACAAGATGAAGAAACTCTTCTTCCAGAGATCCAATCGGTGACAGAACTTCCCAGGAGGAATTCAATGGCTGGCTGTCATTCATCTGTCCAAACAAGTTAGTAACTGAGAGAGAATATGTGGGCATGCAACAGGACACTGGATGAATGTCTATCGTAGCACTTCAAATATTGAGTTGTTTTCTGAAGATTCAAGACGATAAACTTCATTCAGAGATACAAGAAGTTGTAGAACTTCCCAGAATTTGTTCCATATGCCAAGGCCACATGGAACATTTGAAACACCTGCAAGCAAAGAAATGGAGGAATTTCATGCTGAGGTAGCTTCAATCTGTAGCTGCTTCTCatgcatttcatcaaacacttgaCAAACGCACCAATTGCCTTACCTTTGTCCATAGCCACGAGGAATCCCACGAATAGGAAGTAGGCGAGGATGATGCTGATCTCGTCGCGTGCTTGGCTTTGTGAAGGTTGGAGGCTCCATCCGTGGAGCAGTCAGCTGCAGCCGCCGAGGAAGACCAGCGATCAGCGCAGGAGGAAAGCGAGAACCCTGGCCGGCATCTCGCCGCTGCGCTACTTCTGGTCCCTCTCCGGGGCTCTTCCAGCTGCGACTCGTGCGCCGGCGCGGTAGCAGAGGTCCGCGGCCACAAGCCCACAACGGTCGCGATGCCGAGGTAAGGTAAGGATGGCACCCGGCGGCGGGATGCCGGTGCAGACGCGCCACCGCGGGGGACGCCCTGGAGAAGTTCGAGGCGTGGGGTCCAGGCCACCGACGAAGAGGAGGAGAGACCGGATACGGTGCGTCGCTGGTGGCTCCGGCGGTTGGaccacgggcggcggcggcggcggttacgaGTCGAACTCGGATTGCGTGGTTTCTACGCGACGGGGTTTCGGGGGTCGATCTATATCAGCCGGGCTGCGCACTTTTTCTTCGATCCGACGAGCAAGCCGCCTCCTTGATTGATCACGCGCGAGGTTCTCCCGGCGACCTAACAACCCGGCGACGGCGAGCAAAGAATCCGGCgagcttctctcctttttttccgATCATTTGAATTTTAGCATCGCAATTGTTCTAGTATTACTTGTTTTGTCTGTGCAATCACTTGGTCTCTCTGTTCTTTGCTGCGCTCTTTGTTTTGCAGAGATGGCTAGCCATGTCGCTGCGACTCTGCCGCCGCTGTTACCTACCCCGGCGCGCTGCCTCCTCCTGACGCCTCCTTCGGCGGTGTACACGGCTCGTGTAGAGCTGGACACCAAGAAGCAGCAGCCTGGACGTGCCTCTATGAGCCGAAGCTGGATCAGAGACAAGATCGACCTTCCCGGACGTGCTTTCCGGAGCTCCAGCTGGCTCACTGACAAGACGCTCCGCCGTGTCGGGACTTTGAACGGCGGCGTCGAGCGCTTCGGCCGCGGGGAGATGCCGAGGGAGAACTGGAAAAGGCCGGCGAACCGTACGCCATCAGTCGACCGGTGCGAGAAGAAGCTGAGGCCTCCGACCGAGAtagtggcagcctcggaggcatcaCTCCTCGTCGGCCCGGCGCCGTCAGTCGGCCGGTTCGAGAAGAAGGAGACGCCTATGACTGAGATGGTGGCAGACTCGGTGGTGGCATCCTTCGATGGCCCTGCTCCGTCGATCGACCTGTCGGAGAAGAAAGCAGAGCCTACGACTGAGATGGTGGCAGACTCGGAGGCGACACTCTTTGTTGGTCCTGTGACGTCGGAGAAGAAGCCGACCCCTCCTACCGTGGTGGCACCCTTCGCTGGCCTCGCTCCGTTGATGGACCGGCCCGAGAAGAAGCCGAAGGCTCTGGCTaagatggaggtggactcggaggcATCCTTGTTCGCTGGCCCGACATTCATGGTGTCGCCGGACCCGAGCGAGCTGCCCATGCCGACCTTCATCATGTCGCCGGACCCGAGCGAGCTGCCCATGCCAACCTTCCTCTATAAGCACAAGGTGGCTAAAGTGTTAGCTAGACTAGTCGCTCCGATGCTCATTGATCAGCAAGAAGATTGAAGCCACTTTCAGTATGTAGTAGCTAGGTGGAGTATACTGATCAGCAAGATTGAAGCTGTTTTCAGTATGTAACTAGGTGGACATGATTAATACAATTGCCACCATTTATTCCTGAGGTTGGCACTGATCTTATCTGCGGTGGAATGAAATGATCGTGTTCTGCAAATAAGTACGACAGGCTCCTTCCAGGGCCAAGCTCTGGGCCAGGCACCTTGGGCCGCGTCGCCATCCTTTGGATGAGCTCCGTCCAACTGCTTCATCGCCTCGGCTGCATATCTGTCTCTCTCCCTCCGGCGGTGCTGCTGACCCGGCGCATCTGTCGCCGCGTTCCTCCCCGCCGCGTCGGCGTACAACCGGCGGCTCTCCCCGTCGCTGCGGCCCCCGGCTCACCCGCAGGCGGCGTCTCACGTCGCCCAGCGGCCAGATCTCCCCCAACGCCGCCGACCGCCGCTCGCCCTCCTCGCCATCTTCAAGCTCTGACCCGTGGCAGTGCACTTCAACCTGGGGCCAACGACCCAGCGGCCTGCGGCAGCGGTGGCTATggccggctgctgctgctgctaggaGCCCGGCCCGCAGCCACAATAGCACGCCGACCAGCCATCATGTCTGTTGAATCAATGTCTCTCACTAACACTGGGAAACCGAATTATGCAAGTGGAAGGTGAATTTTCCACATCTCCTGACACAGCCTTTACGCCATCCCAATACAATTCTATTCATATATGATTCATGCCATGTTGGAAGTAGGAAATGAAGTTTAACATTGTCGAGTCAGCGCAGCTTATTGTAGGAAGAGGAGATACGAAATTTAACATTGTCGAGTCAGCGCAGCCGATTTTGGAAGAGGGGAAGCTCAACCAGGCCTAGCCAACCACAGTACCTTGCTTGACCTGCTTGAAATCCCCCAACTTATggacatatttgttttgtatttgaagttGATTGATATTTTTATATGACATTTGGTGCTCACATATGCAAAATTTTCAGGTTCCATGGTACATCTGCTGTCACATGatcttcttgatgcatattcacaaTCAAAAATAGATTTTGTGCCTACTTGCTTTCTTATGCACCGTGCTGTTAGCTCGTGGGAGAATCAGTAAAAATAATTCTGACATGAAACTGTATATGATTGTTCTGAAATTAGTGGTTCCACGGTGTCTATATATCTAACGTATTTACTTTAGCAGTTCAGGAGGATGCTTTTGGGCGATACACCCTACTTATGTAGGAAGAAATGAAGTCAGCCTGCACCAGGGGTGCACTTGACAACAACAGGGACACAAAGTTGGTCTGATTGGCAAGGCTTCTGGTTAGCTCTTTACACATGGTAATTTAAACATCTGAAAATCAAGATTTATTTCTGGTTATCACTAAAGAGAAGTATTCTTGCTAAATCAGCTTTAGCTAGGAGAGAATGGAAAGAAATGTTCTTTACCTAATCAGCTTTAGGCAGGAGAGGCTACAAAGGAGACGAAAAATGGCATTTTTGTCATAAGATATCATTGGAGCGCCTCTTGTGTGCTTTCCCTGTAGATTCCCTTTGCTGGACTGCAGAGTCAAATGTTCTTATTTTCTAAACTCGATATTTACAAATATTAACCATTTGTGAGCAGTGATAACGGTTACATGGTTTTAGCCAAAATGTCTAGCTAAGACTTTCTGATCATATAGGACTCCTACTACAAAGAAAACACAGAAGGCGGTCATAAAGATGATGGCCTCACTACCAATCTGTTTTATGGGGTCAATGGAAACTGAACTTGCTTTTGCCGAACcacaatggtttgcaaccatagagcCACACAGTTTGGGGTTTCCACCAAAGCTAGAATCCGGAAATGTGCTAAACTGGCCCGCGTTTGGAATAGTGCCTTCCAGGTCATTATTAGAAATGTTGAATCTGGAAAGGAAGTGCAGATTGTTCAATGCAGCTGGAATCTTACCAGTGAGATGATTACCGGACAAGTCGAGCATCTGCAGGTTCGTGAGGTTGCAGATCTGTTCTGGTATCTCTCCAGATAATCTGTTGGAGCTCAAGTTAAGTGAAAATAGTCCTTGTAACTGACCGATCTCCTCCGGAATCATACCAGTGAAATTATTCATGGCTAGATTAAGCTCTTTAGGAAAAGCACTAGGCGTGAGGTATTGCAGAAATTGGTTCTTGTTCCAAACAGGCAGCTCAAAGAATACCTTTGGTGCAGTACTATCTGATTCTAGCATTGGCATCTCCATTAAAGCACTTGGAATTTCCCCTGTAAGGCTGTTGTTTGATATATCTAGAGAGAAGAGAAATTTTAGGCTGCTGATCCATTCAGGTATGGGCCCAGTTAGTTTATTGCCTTGCAAAAATAGCATCCCCAAATTCGGTAGCTTCGATAACCAATCAGGTATTTTTCCAGACAATGAacaatgatttatataaagaacctGGAGATTCTTGAAACCATCAATGCTGACATCCTCTGGCATGGTCTCATGCAGGAAGTTGAACCCAAGATAAAGGGTGGTGAGGCTCCTGGAACTGCTTAGGATCCGAATTGTTCTTGTGATATTTGTAAGAGAGTTATTAGCAAGTGATAGGAATGACAGGGACTTCAGATTGCCTATTTCTTCTGACAATTGACCATGGAAAGGATTGTAAGATAGCCGTAGTGCAGTCAGCTTGCTGCAGGAGTATATGCTTTCTGGAACTGTGCCGGTGAAGTTATTGGAAAGAAGATCTAGTTTTTTTAGATTGGACAGACTTACGAAGTTGACCTTGGTAAGTTCTACGCTAAATTGGTTTGCCTGGAGGTCAATTGTTACAAGATTTGTGCAGTTGCTTAGAGCTGCTGGCAGCTCCCCTGACATGTTGTTGTGTTCCAAATGCAGCTCCTCCAATCTCTTCACATCACCTATAGACTCTGGAATATTGCCGCTGAGCTCATTCCCCCCAAGATCAAGGGTGACCAGATTTGTGAGCTTGCTGATGCCATCAAGAGCTCCTTCTAACCTATTGTTAGGCAATGAGAGGTGCTCTAACGAGATTACCTTAGAAGAGTTCATCTGGAAGTGTACCACTGAGGTTGTTGTAGCCAGCACCAAGCAATTTCAGCGCTGAGCAATTACTGAGCCCTGGAGGGATGTTTCCACTGAGTTGGTTGAAACTGAGCTCAAGC from Triticum dicoccoides isolate Atlit2015 ecotype Zavitan chromosome 6A, WEW_v2.0, whole genome shotgun sequence encodes:
- the LOC119318971 gene encoding uncharacterized protein LOC119318971; amino-acid sequence: MASHVAATLPPLLPTPARCLLLTPPSAVYTARVELDTKKQQPGRASMSRSWIRDKIDLPGRAFRSSSWLTDKTLRRVGTLNGGVERFGRGEMPRENWKRPANRTPSVDRCEKKLRPPTEIVAASEASLLVGPAPSVGRFEKKETPMTEMVADSVVASFDGPAPSIDLSEKKAEPTTEMVADSEATLFVGPVTSEKKPTPPTVVAPFAGLAPLMDRPEKKPKALAKMEVDSEASLFAGPTFMVSPDPSELPMPTFIMSPDPSELPMPTFLYKHKVAKVLARLVAPMLIDQQED